A region of the Meles meles chromosome 18, mMelMel3.1 paternal haplotype, whole genome shotgun sequence genome:
TGGCTCGCCCCTTCCTGCCTGACCTGCAGCTGCTCTTCCCGCTCCGCACCGACACAGACACCACACTGTGGAAGGGATTTGAACAAAATTTCCAGCGACCCCCAGAAAAAAGGCTATTAACGATCCGAGCCAAACAGCGACAGCACGGTCTGAGAGTTCAGTTACTGACGTTAATGTCCCTCTAATTCGCCTGTTTTCTGACTTGTGAGCAACGAATATGCAGTTTTGAAATAAACACTATTGGAAGCCGTTTCTAGAAGGGCGGCCTGTAAGTGTGTTATGACCCCGGTGCTGAGAACAGTGTCTGGGGCTCTAGTCACACACTCTGACACCCAGCTGGACACTTCCACACTCCAGCCTCCTGGCCCTCTGGAAGGACAGGGGCCACCAACCGGTCACGGGGCTCAGAACGTGGGCAAAGCGTGGAAGACAAGGAAAGTAGGCTGGACGTGAGGGGAAGTTGCCCCCGGTCTCCTGGACACGGTTTCCAAGAGGCCCCGCCTCCTTTGTACACCCGCAGCGCGCGTTTGCTcacctgtctccctccctggagagaagccccACCCCCGGAAGCTCCCCATCTGCTTTGTATGTTGACACATCCTGATGCCTGGAACATGGCATGGTACACAGTAGGGGCTCAATACATGCTTAGTGACTGATGCTTTCCAACACCAGTCACAGAAGGGGGTATGCAATGTCCATGGCACGATTTACCGACGTTCTATACGGACGTGTGCCCAGGGCACATGGGACACGTGGCGTGAGTTAACGTGACTGTGAGTGCTGTGGATGTGAGGTCCGAAGTCCCGTAAACCATGCCTGGGATTTCCACTGGATGTTCACTGGGTTTTTGGGGTTTCTGGCTGGGGCCGCGGGAGGGAGGAACACCCTGCCCagccttgcttccctctcttcctgggaCACGTTCTCTACCCAGTCCTGATCCTTCCCACGAGTCCTAGCAGGAGGGCCGACAGGTCACCCTCCGGTTTCCCATCATCGCTAGCTCGGAAGCCATGGCCTTCTCCTGTGACTGGCGTAGCTGGTGTTGCCGGGACGCTTTTGGGCCAGAACAGGAGAAGACAAGGCAAACCAACGGGGGTTTCCGAGGAAGAGCTACGACAAGAGCCTGAAGCTAAACTCTTCGGACTTTATTTAGCTACAAAACAACACACAAAGAAACGGGTACTGAACGGTCCGACTGCATAGAAGGAACATCTGAAGCCAGGCATCTCCCGGGGCGGACCGGAGGCCCCACGGCGGCTGGCAGGGTCCCGCGGGGCCCCAGACACCGCCCAGGCAAAGGCAAGGCCGCATCCCCGTCGCCCCCACGTCCGCGTGCTCCTGGGACACGGGCCCCACCAGAGACCGGCCTGCGTGTGGCCAGGGCAGGGCTGGCGCCCAGACACGCGTCCCGTAGCCACTCACCAGGCGTGTCCCGGGGCGCGTCACGCTCCTCGCTCCCTCCGTGGCCTCTGACGGAGAAGAACTTGTCTCCCGGTTCCGCGCCCCTGGGTCCCTTCCACGGAGGTGGCGACGGGTCCCCTTTCTCAGTCCCCGGGCAGCTCCCGTTGTTCCTCCCCAGGCACGAGTCCCCTGTCTCCCTCGCCACCGCTCCCCCGGCTGTCGTGGGGAGGGGACAGCCAGGACGGGAGCGGCCGCTTGGGCTTCCGTCCCTCAGTCCCGGGGCCCTGGGCTGAagggccggggcgggggcagctGCCCCAGGGCCGAGGCTGCCCCGGCAGCCGGGCCCTCCCCGGGCCCCCCGGACCCCCCGGGGCCGCGGCCCTGGGAGGACGAGGACTGCGGCCTGGACGCCGAGGCCCCCTCCTCGGCCTCCCTCGTGGCCCAGGGCGAGTAGGAGAGGATGGTGAAGCCCCTCTTGAGCAGGGCCAAGGCCGCGGGGACCAGCTCTTCGGTCTGGCCCGGAGGCGAGGACTCCAGGAGGCTCAGCTGCCACCTGCGCAGGTCCTGCTCCTGCGGCGCGTCCTGCGGCCTCACCACCCACACCTCGTCGGGCTCCAGCAGCACTCGCCAGCCCTGGCCCGGCGTCCTCTGCGTCCAGCCCGGCGTCATCTTCCGCAGGTAGATGGCGTCGTAGCAGCCCACCATGGAGATGACCTGCAGGTCCCTCAGCCAGGCCTCGGCCTCGGCGGGGTCCATGGCCTGGGCGGCGCCCAGCTCCAGCACCATGGGCTCCCCCGGGGGCAGGTCCACCTTGAGAAAGCCCTGCCACGGAGGGGGGAGGCTCGGCCAGTGCGAGCAGGTGGGGGGCCCCTCGAGTCTCCAGGGGAGGCTCTGCGTCCAGTCCGCATCCTCGGGCCCCAGGCCCAGGGGGGCCGCGTCCTGAGGCTCCAACTCGGTGGGCACGAAGTGGTGGTCCAGGCCGGCCTCCTCGGACCCCGCAGGGGCTGGCGCCGggggccccagcccccagcccgccGCACCCCCCTGTGCGGGGTGACCTTGGCCCTGCCCCCAGCCGAGCCCCGAGCCCGGGGACGCCCCCTGCT
Encoded here:
- the LOC123930087 gene encoding testis-expressed protein 19.2-like; translation: MCPPVSARHGAEGMAYLHASWLYQLQHGAQPGLCFECFKAAFLELRDLLELEDWEDEDWDLELAEHAAAGPEQGASPGSGLGWGQGQGHPAQGGAAGWGLGPPAPAPAGSEEAGLDHHFVPTELEPQDAAPLGLGPEDADWTQSLPWRLEGPPTCSHWPSLPPPWQGFLKVDLPPGEPMVLELGAAQAMDPAEAEAWLRDLQVISMVGCYDAIYLRKMTPGWTQRTPGQGWRVLLEPDEVWVVRPQDAPQEQDLRRWQLSLLESSPPGQTEELVPAALALLKRGFTILSYSPWATREAEEGASASRPQSSSSQGRGPGGSGGPGEGPAAGAASALGQLPPPRPFSPGPRD